AACCGGTCCGCGCCGATGGTAGTGTGGGGTCTCCCCATGTGAGAGTAGGTCATCGTCAAGCGCCTTATACTAAAAGCCCTGATGCTAACGCATCGGGGCTTTTTTATTGCGCGGAAAAAATGCGCTAAGAAACAGTTCCTTGCTGACTGGATGCTGAAAAGCCCAGCCTCTAATCCCTAATCCCCGATAAGTTCCAAAACCTATAAGGCAAACTCATTGGGCCAAAGGTAAACAGGGTATTCCTAACAAGACGCGACCTTAAAATCAAAAATCAGGATCAGTAGCTTAGGCAATCTGTCTTTGATGTGTGAGCTTTAAAAGAAAAGGGAGGAGGTCGCTAGAAATTAAGTATGGGTTAATTAAATCGACGAGTGCGTAAGGTAGCAGGTTGAGAACCTGAACAGCATTCATGTTATTGGTATAACTGCGCATTAATAAACTTAGGATCAAAGCCATAGCTCATCTGCTTATTTATTATGAGCAAAGGTACTCCTCTTCCTTTGATTCGTTCAAAAGCTGATAAAGCTTCAGGGCTTGTTTCGATATCTAGCTCTACATATTCTATTTTGTGTTCAGACATATATTGTTTCGCGTGTATGCAAGCAGGGCAGTATGTTTGAGTGAAAATGAATACTTTATTTTGCTGCTGAGTATGGTTGTCTGGAATTTCTTGATTGTTTTGGGCAAAGATTGGGCCTGCTGAACTAATCATGGTTAATAGAAAGGCTAACCGAAGCATGACTCTGTACCGATTTAAGAGATATTAGTTCTTTAGTTGGCGTCATCGGGATTTTGTTCCACAAAGCAGTCTTACTGCTTTATAATCGCTTGTTACACTTTAGTCGAGATGACTATCAGAAGTTTTCTATCGTCAACCAATATAACAACAGTGAGTTTGTGATGAGTAATGATCGAGTAATTAT
This genomic stretch from Litoribrevibacter albus harbors:
- a CDS encoding glutaredoxin family protein encodes the protein MLRLAFLLTMISSAGPIFAQNNQEIPDNHTQQQNKVFIFTQTYCPACIHAKQYMSEHKIEYVELDIETSPEALSAFERIKGRGVPLLIINKQMSYGFDPKFINAQLYQ